One segment of Fructilactobacillus hinvesii DNA contains the following:
- a CDS encoding peptidylprolyl isomerase: MNKKKWAIGAAGLLLSLSLAACGQGKTVATTDGGKITQEQFYDKMKSTQQGKAQLQQMILNKCLEHEYGSKVKQADVDKQFNQYKKQYGPQFDTILQQQGMTESQLKESIRNNLLLKAAVMDKTDFSNKALEKQFKKYQPKVTVKEITVKDKDTAQKAISDLDNGTSFKDVAKQYGEDDTTKKDGGQEVSFDNSTSGIDNSVKKAAYKLNNGDYTKEPVKTEGGYAVMQMVKHPKKGTFKEHKSELKEQLANERLGDQKTVHKVVSEVLKDGHVQIEDSSMKNILSGYVDNSKK, from the coding sequence ATGAATAAGAAGAAATGGGCAATTGGAGCTGCTGGACTATTGCTTAGTCTTTCACTAGCTGCCTGCGGCCAAGGCAAAACAGTTGCCACTACTGATGGCGGCAAAATTACCCAAGAACAATTTTATGACAAAATGAAGTCAACCCAACAAGGGAAGGCTCAATTACAACAAATGATTCTAAACAAATGTTTGGAACATGAGTACGGCAGTAAGGTTAAACAAGCTGACGTTGACAAGCAATTTAACCAGTACAAGAAACAATATGGGCCTCAATTTGATACCATCTTGCAACAACAAGGAATGACGGAAAGTCAACTGAAAGAATCAATCCGAAACAACCTGTTACTCAAAGCTGCAGTAATGGATAAAACAGACTTCTCTAACAAAGCATTAGAAAAGCAGTTCAAGAAGTACCAACCAAAGGTAACTGTTAAAGAAATTACCGTTAAAGACAAAGACACTGCCCAAAAAGCAATCTCTGATTTAGATAACGGAACTAGTTTTAAAGACGTTGCTAAGCAATATGGCGAAGACGATACCACCAAGAAGGATGGCGGCCAAGAAGTGAGCTTCGATAACTCCACTTCTGGAATCGATAACTCTGTAAAGAAAGCAGCCTACAAACTTAACAACGGTGACTACACCAAGGAACCAGTTAAGACCGAAGGCGGTTACGCTGTGATGCAAATGGTTAAACACCCGAAGAAGGGAACCTTTAAAGAACACAAGTCAGAACTTAAGGAACAACTTGCTAACGAACGTTTGGGTGACCAAAAGACCGTTCACAAGGTAGTTTCTGAAGTATTGAAAGACGGTCACGTTCAAATCGAAGATTCCAGCATGAAGAATATTCTCTCTGGATACGTCGACAACTCGAAAAAATAA